A stretch of Labrus mixtus chromosome 7, fLabMix1.1, whole genome shotgun sequence DNA encodes these proteins:
- the LOC132977076 gene encoding protein FAM217B-like isoform X2, which yields MGTVLLERVPQQCQEKVSIRERGCKKKAAWSNNRPNVDRMGRRQSQRKPQLPQYSSPSQENNNEKRLQQRRKHKPHTPSTKRKTSHQSAQATSESKSQTSSPGEKSMEPAVQPAAQRCSHREHKHSGYRGSRHTPAFPCHRPSAPTPADVLNSLSLNSEVSGMSGYDDGDSDADLSESERLPVSPSRWDPPQLELRPEVIEDEKRSSRIHRPRGRGDGGFDFPDFLPPPFNSWSLSQLAVFYNMEGRGGPRPRAVGPLERYLERLLQLEWCQIQTVQEESGKSAASEVISGCHRSPAAAATSRLSSPKCILQSQRAFPLTLLSSLASHSALLSGCACTLCRIRYAASCGTSCCHPTHSHTRQSRLSPTLEQRGPTSLPKRSYSESRAQSSERSSGSRAQRFGSPTGTNSHLRRMQASGNLRTSAQGANMKPHSTPRDCSVWGPFGALWDVWDYRTAGFRRRSGSEQRRSGAERTQGAAEKRRSGSECRRGGAECRKTSGVKDQEIKPDAVTAIMDNLPGKMSPMTRSNRPKQVEFVT from the exons ATGGGCACAGTTCTGCTGGAGCGAGTGCCACAACAATGCCAGGAGAAGGTCTCCATCAGGGAGAGGGGCTGCAAGAAGAAGGCGGCGTGGAGCAACAACAGGCCTAATGTGGACAG AATGGGTAGGCGGCAGTCACAAAGGAAGCCCCAGCTGCCCCAGTATTCATCCCCAAGTCaggaaaataataatgagaAG aggctgcagcagagaagAAAGCACAAGCCCCACACCCCCTCGACCAAACGCAAAACCTCTCATCAAAG tGCTCAGGCAACCTCGGAGTCAAAATCCCAAACGTCATCCCCCGGAGAGAAAAGTATGGAGCCAGCGGTGCAGCCTGCCGCTCAGCGCTGCAGCCACAGAGAACACAAGCACAGCGGCTACAGAGGGAGCAGACACACACCGGCCTTTCCCTGCCATCGCCCGTCTGCGCCAACTCCGGCAGACGTGCTAAACAGCCTTTCGCTTAACTCGGAGGTCTCCGGTATGAGCGGCTATGACGACGGCGACAGTGACGCCGACTTGTCCGAGTCTGAGAGACTTCCTGTGTCGCCGTCTCGCTGGGACCCTCCGCAGCTTGAGCTGAGACCGGAAGTCATCGAGGACGAAAAGCGCTCGTCTCGCATCCACAGGCCGAGAGGACGCGGCGACGGGGGTTTTGACTTCCCTGacttcctccctcctccgtTCAACTCGTGGAGCCTCAGTCAGCTGGCCGTCTTCTACAACATGGAGGGCCGCGGGGGCCCTCGACCCAGAGCTGTGGGCCCCTTGGAGAGGTACTTGGAAAGGCTGCTGCAGCTCGAGTGGTGTCAGATTCAGACTGTGCAGGAGGAGAGCGGGAAGTCAGCGGCGTCGGAGGTGATATCCGGCTGCCACAGgtcgcctgctgctgctgccacctcACGCCTCAGCTCTCCTAAGTGCATCCTCCAAAGTCAGCGTGCCTTCCCCCTCACTTTACTCTCATCTCTGGCCAGCCACTCTGCCCTGCTATCCGGCTGTGCCTGCACTCTCTGCCGAATCCGCTACGCCGCCTCTTGTGGGACGTCATGCTGCCACCCCACACACAGCCACACTCGTCAGTCCAGGCTAAGTCCGACGCTGGAGCAAAGGGGGCCGACCTCGCTTCCCAAAAGGAGCTACAGCGAGAGCCGGGCGCAGTCATCCGAGAGGAGCTCGGGTTCCCGAGCGCAGAGATTCGGCAGTCCGACGGGGACCAACAGCCACCTGAGGAGAATGCAAGCCTCAGGAAACCTCCGGACCTCCGCTCAAGGTGCTAACATGAAGCCTCATTCCACGCCCAGAGACTGCAGCGTTTGGGGCCCCTTTGGAGCGCTGTGGGACGTGTGGGACTACAGGACCGCGGGgttcaggaggaggagcggttcagagcagagaagaagcgGCGCGGAGAGAACGCAAGGTGCAGCGGAGAAAAGGCGGAGCGGTTCTGAgtgcagaagaggaggagccgAGTGCAGGAAAACATCCGGGGTCAAGGATCAGGAGATTAAACCAGATGCTGTCACTGCAATAATGGACAATTTACCGGGGAAAATGTCTCCAATGACCAGATCAAACCGACCAAAACAGGTTGAATTTGTTACATAA
- the pdrg1 gene encoding p53 and DNA damage-regulated protein 1 codes for MDAVSLRVLEYLTEVEEAAEDVLTTKQQIVDLDTKRNRNREALNALKNEMSKNEKVKVCLGNIFIKFPNLKTREMIQKDQDQLDKEINDLRKALKAKVNHLSEIQGKPELRGYNLSPLSSDELKAINGLLKR; via the exons ATGGACGCGGTATCACTGCGTGTTTTGGAGTATTTGACAGAAGTAGAAGAGGCAGCTGAGGATGTTCTCACTACTAAACAACag ATAGTGGACCTGGACACgaagagaaacaggaacagAGAGGCGTTGAATGcactgaaaaatgaaatgtcaaagaACG AGAAAGTGAAGGTTTGCTTgggaaacattttcatcaaattCCCCAACCTGAAGACGAGAGAGATGATACagaaag ACCAAGATCAGCTGGACAAGGAGATCAACGACCTTCGCAAAGCGCTGAAAGCAAAAGTCAATCATCTCAGTGAGATCCAAG gaAAACCTGAGCTGCGAGGCTACAACCTTTCCCCTCTGTCTTCAGACGAACTTAAAGCTATAAACGGCCTCTTGAAGAGATGA
- the LOC132977076 gene encoding protein FAM217B-like isoform X1 codes for MGTVLLERVPQQCQEKVSIRERGCKKKAAWSNNRPNVDSNRMGRRQSQRKPQLPQYSSPSQENNNEKRLQQRRKHKPHTPSTKRKTSHQSAQATSESKSQTSSPGEKSMEPAVQPAAQRCSHREHKHSGYRGSRHTPAFPCHRPSAPTPADVLNSLSLNSEVSGMSGYDDGDSDADLSESERLPVSPSRWDPPQLELRPEVIEDEKRSSRIHRPRGRGDGGFDFPDFLPPPFNSWSLSQLAVFYNMEGRGGPRPRAVGPLERYLERLLQLEWCQIQTVQEESGKSAASEVISGCHRSPAAAATSRLSSPKCILQSQRAFPLTLLSSLASHSALLSGCACTLCRIRYAASCGTSCCHPTHSHTRQSRLSPTLEQRGPTSLPKRSYSESRAQSSERSSGSRAQRFGSPTGTNSHLRRMQASGNLRTSAQGANMKPHSTPRDCSVWGPFGALWDVWDYRTAGFRRRSGSEQRRSGAERTQGAAEKRRSGSECRRGGAECRKTSGVKDQEIKPDAVTAIMDNLPGKMSPMTRSNRPKQVEFVT; via the exons ATGGGCACAGTTCTGCTGGAGCGAGTGCCACAACAATGCCAGGAGAAGGTCTCCATCAGGGAGAGGGGCTGCAAGAAGAAGGCGGCGTGGAGCAACAACAGGCCTAATGTGGACAG CAACAGAATGGGTAGGCGGCAGTCACAAAGGAAGCCCCAGCTGCCCCAGTATTCATCCCCAAGTCaggaaaataataatgagaAG aggctgcagcagagaagAAAGCACAAGCCCCACACCCCCTCGACCAAACGCAAAACCTCTCATCAAAG tGCTCAGGCAACCTCGGAGTCAAAATCCCAAACGTCATCCCCCGGAGAGAAAAGTATGGAGCCAGCGGTGCAGCCTGCCGCTCAGCGCTGCAGCCACAGAGAACACAAGCACAGCGGCTACAGAGGGAGCAGACACACACCGGCCTTTCCCTGCCATCGCCCGTCTGCGCCAACTCCGGCAGACGTGCTAAACAGCCTTTCGCTTAACTCGGAGGTCTCCGGTATGAGCGGCTATGACGACGGCGACAGTGACGCCGACTTGTCCGAGTCTGAGAGACTTCCTGTGTCGCCGTCTCGCTGGGACCCTCCGCAGCTTGAGCTGAGACCGGAAGTCATCGAGGACGAAAAGCGCTCGTCTCGCATCCACAGGCCGAGAGGACGCGGCGACGGGGGTTTTGACTTCCCTGacttcctccctcctccgtTCAACTCGTGGAGCCTCAGTCAGCTGGCCGTCTTCTACAACATGGAGGGCCGCGGGGGCCCTCGACCCAGAGCTGTGGGCCCCTTGGAGAGGTACTTGGAAAGGCTGCTGCAGCTCGAGTGGTGTCAGATTCAGACTGTGCAGGAGGAGAGCGGGAAGTCAGCGGCGTCGGAGGTGATATCCGGCTGCCACAGgtcgcctgctgctgctgccacctcACGCCTCAGCTCTCCTAAGTGCATCCTCCAAAGTCAGCGTGCCTTCCCCCTCACTTTACTCTCATCTCTGGCCAGCCACTCTGCCCTGCTATCCGGCTGTGCCTGCACTCTCTGCCGAATCCGCTACGCCGCCTCTTGTGGGACGTCATGCTGCCACCCCACACACAGCCACACTCGTCAGTCCAGGCTAAGTCCGACGCTGGAGCAAAGGGGGCCGACCTCGCTTCCCAAAAGGAGCTACAGCGAGAGCCGGGCGCAGTCATCCGAGAGGAGCTCGGGTTCCCGAGCGCAGAGATTCGGCAGTCCGACGGGGACCAACAGCCACCTGAGGAGAATGCAAGCCTCAGGAAACCTCCGGACCTCCGCTCAAGGTGCTAACATGAAGCCTCATTCCACGCCCAGAGACTGCAGCGTTTGGGGCCCCTTTGGAGCGCTGTGGGACGTGTGGGACTACAGGACCGCGGGgttcaggaggaggagcggttcagagcagagaagaagcgGCGCGGAGAGAACGCAAGGTGCAGCGGAGAAAAGGCGGAGCGGTTCTGAgtgcagaagaggaggagccgAGTGCAGGAAAACATCCGGGGTCAAGGATCAGGAGATTAAACCAGATGCTGTCACTGCAATAATGGACAATTTACCGGGGAAAATGTCTCCAATGACCAGATCAAACCGACCAAAACAGGTTGAATTTGTTACATAA